In Metarhizium brunneum chromosome 3, complete sequence, a genomic segment contains:
- the alcB_1 gene encoding Alcohol dehydrogenase 2, producing MAIPTTQKALVYDEPGTISTKVVDLAVPDPGPGEVLVRLSHSGVCHSDLGVMTNSWSTLPHPTPAGQVGGHEGVGEVVKLGPGAESAGLSVGDRVGVKWISSACGHCEPCQAGSDGLCFNQKISGYYTPGTFQQYVTGPADYVTRIPERLDSAQAAPLLCGGMTVYSALRRSQARSGQWVVVTGAGGGLGHLAVQLASRGMGLRVVGVDHASKADLVRSSGAEHFVDFTQFRKDDDGAGAGITAHVKKLCGGLGAHAVIACTASNEAYAQALGFLRFNGTLVCVGLPEHAAVAIATASPGAMVANQFTICGSAVGNRRDAIETLDFAARGVIKSHVRVEKMSELTRVFEEMDQGKLQGRVVLDLM from the exons ATGGCTATTCCCACCACTCAAAAGGCGCTGGTGTACGACGAGCCCGGCACCATATCGACCAAGGTTGTTGACTTGGCAGTGCCGGACCCCGGTCCAGGTGAGGTGCTCGTTCGACT AAGCCATTCCGGCGTGTGCCATTCAGACTTGGGGGTCATGACAAACTCG TGGAGTACATTGCCGCATCCCACGCCGGCAGGACAAGTCGGCGGGCATGAAGGCGTTGGCGAGGTCGTCAAGCTCGGCCCGGGAGCCGAATCCGCCGGCTTGTCCGTTGGAGATCGGGTCGGCGTCAAATGGATATCCAGCGCATGTGGTCACTGTG AGCCATGCCAGGCCGGCTCAGACGGCCTCTGCTTTAACCAAAAAATCTCTGGATACTACACGCCCGGAACGTTTCAGCAATACGTCACAGGCCCGGCGGACTACGTGACCCGTATTCCCGAGCGGCTGGACTCGGCCCAGGCAGCTCCCCTGCTCTGCGGAGGCATGACCGTCTACTCTGCCCTGCGGCGAAGCCAAGCAAGATCCGGCCAGTGGGTAGTCGTTACCGGAGCGGGAGGCGGCCTGGGTCACCTCGCCGTGCAGCTCGCCAGCCGCGGCATGGGCctgcgcgtcgtcggcgtcgaccaCGCGAGCAAAGCCGACCTGGTCCGTTCTTCGGGCGCCGAGCACTTTGTCGACTTTACCCAGTTCcgcaaggacgacgacggcgctggCGCCGGAATCACCGCGCACGTCAAGAAGCTGTGCGGCGGCCTGGGCGCCCATGCCGTCATTGCCTGCACCGCCTCGAATGAAGCGTACGCCCAGGCTCTCGGCTTTTTGCGCTTCAACGGCACCTTGGTGTGCGTGGGCTTGCCGGAGCATGCGGCCGTTGCTATTGCCACGGCCAGCCCTGGAGCCATGGTTGCCAATCAGTTCACAATCTGCGGCTCGGCCGTGGGGAATCGCCGGGACGCAATCGAGACACTGGATTTTGCTGCCCGGGGCGTCATCAAGAGTCACGTACGGGTGGAGAAGATGAGCGAGTTGACAAGAGTGTTTGAGGAAATGGACCAGGGGAAATTGCAAGGCCGGGTGGTTCTCGATCTCATGTAA
- the Arp1_3 gene encoding Scytalone dehydratase-like protein Arp1 → MEIKTVLTTVISGSRYLVHPQVLGTIQETIKPDVIIPVTVLEPEQLYYHLEGTLRLFDFYDDVFTPEFGNILIEKPGGNSGVAVSSVGNGKSVMRLRNDSVAAAKRSVSDLPAGPYILHGPNVHQAWKIYNDTLDAFAFGVYPERVDEVDLFRVLQLPADSETNYTSIPVPSKLYSTVPPEQAPLKGYRFTIPDSMSLKGIPTTLSSSAWRDLHDNPADSTAAFAKRLIDLGATIVGKTKSSQFGSGREWTDVPSPKNPREDGHQDPGGGATGAASSLAGYEWLRATTGIDSVGQVFGPAAAQGLFALRTSSGLLPLDGIQPSFTTYDSMGIFGTDLSELFHDAVAVVHKSLASPAISFPKTITYLTDFSSADEERNDKYEQFLDAVEAFLGVKSTRLSLTQTWASKPPAEAKGQGLQEYMRDAPFLSFCYEFYHQYDEFRKDYKAKFGKDPATEPTVKQRWDWGSNVTKSLYDEYQARLDVFRNWFDSTIMSTNHGGDAILVAAYPSHAPSYGVPKPSKINGVTPDLLASVLRVPQILAPFAQFEYQSKVSGRPEYHPIYGAVLGPKGSDTMLVKLVQAAFQQAQWRTRVDKGSIRRRQLNGESIPVFFTAYQVPNTNPPLIGVSASNKVLDIPYTLGQTSVDVAANDFDPNTDLNNTMYMIQCSPNEGILFDTLSSGSFFQEAVGLLQENGLAGMSNITLIASHEHQDHTGGLSAVDSVDKLRGSQLVAQENNNAVEQAQVRVGEEQTLTCGNATINLFHTQGHTTAGVMACTGDYCLTGDECEDSVPFIVQAKTLDDQARGLAQSIQTMRQLNVTRAPQAHGNMQAVANGNLGLRVCESNLLYKQKMVDEFATLCPRGSDISLNELAEQINRDEAEITEEYYGVHKGNCDSVRKARRDTRA, encoded by the exons ATGGAGATCAAGACGGTGCTCACGACTGTCATCTCGGGATCTCGGTACCTTGTGCATCCGCAAGTGCTC GGCACAATCCAGGAAACAATCAAGCCAGATGTCATCATCCCGGTAACCGTGCTTGAACCAGAACAGCTGTACTACCACCTTGAGGGGACCCTCCGACTCTTTGACTTTTACGACGACGTCTTCACTCCCGAGTTTGGTAATATTCTGATTGAAAAACCGGGTGGGAACTCGGGCGTGGCAGTTTCGTCTGTAGGCAATGGCAAGTCGGTGATGCGCCTGCGGAACGACAGCGTTGCGGCCGCGAAGCGTTCCGTGTCTGATTTGCCTGCGGGGCCGTATATTCTGCATGGGCCGAACGTCCACCAGGCATGGAAGATATATAACGATACACTAGATGCCTTCGCCTTCGGTGTATACCCCGAACGCGTTGATGAGGTGGATTT GTTTCGAGTCCTTCAACTTCCCGCCGATAGTGAAACTAATTACACTTCCATTCCGGTTCCCTCGAAACTCTACAGCACTGTGCCTCCCGAGCAGGCCCCTCTGAAGGGTTACCGCTTCACTATCCCagactccatgtctctcAAGGGCATTCCCACAACCTTGTCCAGCAGTGCGTGGCGCGATCTTCACGACAACCCGGCGGACTCGACGGCAGCGTTTGCCAAGAGGCTCATAGACCTCGGGGCGACCATTGTCGGCAAGACTAAATCCTCGCAGTTTGGCTCCGGGAGAGAGTGGACAGATGTGCCATCGCCAAAGAACCCGAGAGAAGACGGGCATCAAGACCCTGGGGGCGGTGCGACTGGCGCTGCGAGTTCCCTGGCCGGCTACGAGTGGCTTAGAGCAACCACTGGCATCGACT CTGTCGGGCAGGTGTTTGGTCCAGCCGCCGCTCAAGGGCTATTCGCGCTTCGAACATCATCCGGGCTGCTACCCTTGGACGGGATCCAACCCAGTTTCAC CACATACGATAGCATGGGGATTTTCGGCACAGACCTCTCAGAACTGTTCCACGACGCGGTGGCTGTTGTCCACAAGTCCCTAGCAAGTCCGGCAATTTCCTTCCCCAAGACGATAACGTACTTGACAGACTTCTCAAGTGCAGATGAAGAGAGGAATGACAAATATGAACAATTTCTGGACGCAGTGGAGGCTTTTCTGGGAGTAAAGTCAACGAGACTCAGTTTAACACAGACTTGGGCTTCGAAACCACCTGCAGAAGCCAAAGGCCAAGGGCTACAAGAGTACATGCGAGAC GCCCCATTTCTCTCGTTTTGCTACGAGTTTTACCACCAGTACGACGAGTTCCGAAAGGACTACAAAGCAAAGTTTGGCAAAGATCCTGCGACAGAGCCAACCGTCAAACAAAGATG GGACTGGGGCAGCAATGTCACGAAGTCGTTGTACGACGAATACCAAGCCCGCCTTGACGTCTTCCGAAACTGGTTCGACAGCACCATCATGTCTACCaaccatggcggcgacgctATTCTTGTCGCTGCTTATCCAAGCCATGCTCCCAGCTATGGTGTGCC GAAACCAAGCAAGATCAACGGTGTCACACCTGACCTCCTCGCCTCTGTGTTGCGTGTCCCTCAAATTCTAGCACCGT TTGCCCAATTCGAGTACCAATCCAAGGTCAGTGGCCGGCCGGAGTACCATCCTATATACGGCGCTGTTCTCGGCCCCAAGGGCAGTGATACGATGCTTGTGAAACTTGTACAAGCGGCGTTTCAACAAGCACAGTGGCGAACGAGGGTTGATAAAGGGAG CATTAGAAGGCGGCAGCTCAACGGAGAATCAATACCGGTGTTCTTCACTGCGTACCAGGTTCCGAACACGAATCCTCCCTTGATTGGCGTCAGCGCGAGTAACAAGGTGTTGGACATTCCCTACACCTTGGGCCAAACGAGCGTGGATGTAGCCGCCAACGACTTCGACCCGAACACGGATTTAAACAACACAATGTACATGATTCAATGCTCTCCAAACGAGGGAATTCTCTTCGACACATTATCTTCGGGGTCCTTTTTCCAAGAAGCCGTTGGCCTGCTGCAAGAGAACGGGCTCGCCGGCATGTCCAACATCACACTCATTGCAAGCCACGAGCATCAAGACCACACCGGAGGGCTCTCCGCAGTCGACAGCGTGGACAAACTACGCGGCTCACAACTTGTAGCCCAAGAAAACAACAACGCAGTGGAACAAGCGCAGGTCCGCGTCGGGGAAGAGCAAACCTTGACATGCGGCAATGCCACCATTAATTTATTCCACACCCAAGGCCATACTACCGCGGGTGTAATGGCATGCACAGGAGACTATTGCTTGACTGGCGATGAGTGCGAGGACAGCGTTCCCTTTATTGTACAGGCCAAGACTCTCGACGATCAGGCCCGCGGGCTGGCACAGTCCATCCAGACGATGCGGCAGCTCAACGTCACGAGAGCCCCGCAGGCACACGGGAACATGcaagccgtcgccaacgGGAATCTAGGACTACGAGTCTGTGAATCGAACTTGTTGTACAAGCAGAAGATGGTGGATGAGTTCGCGACGCTGTGCCCCCGGGGTTCTGATATTTCGCTCAACGAGCTCGCCGAGCAGATTAACAGAGACGAGGCGGAAATAACTGAGGAGTACTACGGTGTGCACAAGGGCAACTGCGACTCTGTGCGAAAAGCAAGGCGGGACACGAGAGCCTGA
- the aprN_0 gene encoding Subtilisin NAT gives MVRPWSSVFFWLAAACLSAWAATDQVETASNIVADAFIIECEGNELKSLADAVQAKGGEVRHTFDSEFFRGISVGLANVRSNEDKEALMDRFKGFTTWPVTEIGQPVDSEATQQPGRNKRRHLGSRDSENATDGSWHLAMTQIDKLHKEGFTGNGIRVAIVDSGVNYTHEAFGACRRVGPDCRVVTGDNFAWEGQKGDPMDCNGHGTALAGILGGYDAGKYVGVAPNATLMAYRILDCKGKGSADSAMKGWEKAALDGAQIIVSAFGGETNSGRDPLAMMVSRIAATGIICVGPAGNSPEKGAFNSASPSAGRGVISVGSFSRSFNIQDQSSYGPTWDLDIKPSLGAPGADVPTPNVGGGYGLSSGTSIASPFAAGVAAVVAEALGKNLDWAKMASRLVSTAKPQQDPSGTGLVTVAQQGGGLVSAWDAAHATTLVQPSHLAFNDTDHRVSTIRLSITNTAQSEVTYRLSPLHATTLYAAKRNSFDLDPMKPEPVQAAADIKLSQSSLTLQPGESGTIDVSATDPSGLDPIRLPIWSGWISINGSDSTVLTIPFLGLAGSLHSAAREYPPFPDLKHFTAINGTQHLAKSETFIFRNPTNGQRPGSSKFIKKKYAGEDVNGLIFELHLGIGSPRVRLDIVPEILCSDVDPSISNPRVPELSKYCVPDSLVTEFAGVMSIGQVPGFPFNFPIRNPGRFVGRWNGEIAHGKYAPPSRYRVALSTLAPFGDAANESDWQTGFSGAFSMAYEHNII, from the exons ATGGTCCGTCCTTGGTCATCGGTTTTCTTTTGGCTTGCCGCCGCGTGTCTGTCAGCTTGGGCGGCAACGGACCAGGTAGAGACTGCCAGCAATATCGTGGCCGATGCCTTCATCATCGAGTGTGAGGGCAACGAGTTGAAATCTCTTGCCGATGCTGTCCAAGCAAAAGGTGGCGAGGTGCGCCATACGTTCGATTCAGAGTTCTTCCGCGGCATCTCGGTAGGGCTGGCCAACGTACGCAGCAATGAGGACAAAGAGGCTTTAATGGACCGTTTCAAAGGCTTTACTACGTGGCCCGTAACAGAGATTGGCCAGCCCGTTGACAGTGAAGCTACGCAGCAGCCGGGACGGAACAAACGACGTCATCTGGGCAGTCGTGATTCCGAAAATGCCACGGACGGGTCCTGGCACCTCGCCATGACACAGATAGACAAGCTGCACAAGGAGGGGTTCACTGGGAATGGTATTCGAGTTGCCATAGTTGACAGTGGT GTCAACTATACACACGAAGCCTTCGGAGCCTGCAGGAGAGTTGGCCCCGATTGCCGAGTTGTTACTGGAGACAACTTTGCCTGGGAAGGACAGAAGGGAGACCCGATGGACTGCAACGGGCACGGTACTGCTCTGGCCGGCATCCTGGGAGGATATGACGCCGGAAAATACGTCGGTGTGGCACCCAACGCAACTCTTATGGCGTATCGAATCCTTGACTGCAAAGGTAAAGGGTCTGCGGATAGCGCAATGAAGGGCTGGGAGAAGGCCGCCCTGGATGGAGCACAAATCATTGTCTCGGCCTTTGGAGGAGAGACAAATTCGGGGCGAGACCCCTTAGCCATGATGGTCTCTCGAATAGCGGCCACGGGTATTATATGCGTCGGCCCAGCGGGCAACAGCCCAGAGAAGGGGGCCTTTAATTCCGCGAGTCCCTCGGCAGGCCGGGGCGTGATATCTGTCGGCTCCTTCTCCAGAAGCTTCAATATACAGGACCAGTCATCCTACGGGCCAACGTGGGATCTCGATATCAAGCCTAGCCTGGGCGCCCCCGGCGCTGATGTCCCAACTCCCAACGTGGGCGGCGGATACGGCCTCAGCTCCGGCACATCGATTGCCTCACCGTTCGCTGCGGGAGTCgcagccgtcgtcgccgaggcGCTTGGGAAGAACCTGGACTGGGCCAAGATGGCTAGCCGCCTTGTATCGACGGCCAAGCCGCAGCAAGACCCAAGCGGTACTGGGCTCGTCACAGTCGCCCAGCAAGGCGGTGGTCTTGTCAGCGCCTGGGATGCCGCTCACGCGACTACTCTCGTCCAGCCGTCGCATTTGGCATTCAACGATACCGACCACCGAGTCAGCACGATTCGCCtcagcatcaccaacaccGCCCAGTCGGAAGTGACGTACCGGCTCTCCCCTCTCCATGCCACCACCTTGTACGCTGCGAAGCGGAACAGTTTTGATCTCGACCCAATGAAGCCCGAGCCCGTCCAGGCTGCAGCCGACATAAAGCTGAGCCAAAGCTCCCTCACCCTTCAACCGGGGGAGTCGGGGACCATTGACGTGTCAGCCACTGACCCGTCCGGCCTTGACCCAATACGTTTACCtatctggtctggttggataTCCATTAATGGCTCTGATTCTACCGTCTTAACCATACcctttcttggccttgccggctCTCTCCACTCGGCTGCTCGCGAGTACCCCCCTTTCCCAGACCTCAAGCACTTTACGGCAATTAATGGCACTCAGCATCTCGCCAAGTCCGAAACATTCATCTTTAGAAATCCAACAAACGGACAAAGGCCCGGCTCGTCCAAAttcatcaagaagaagtATGCAGGGGAAGATGTAAACGGACTCATCTTCGAGCTTCACTTGGGCATCGGCTCTCCCCGAGTGCGCCTCGACATCGTCCCGGAAATCCTGTGCTCGGATGTCGACCCAAGCATTTCCAACCCCCGAGTCCCAGAGCTGTCCAAGTATTGCGTGCCGGACAGCCTCGTCACCGAATTTGCTGGCGTCATGTCCATTGGTCAAGTCCCAGGCTTCCCCTTCAATTTTCCCATCCGCAACCCCGGACGGTTTGTCGGCCGATGGAATGGTGAAATTGCCCATGGCAAATACGCCCCTCCCAGCCGGTACCGTGTTGCTCTGAGCACGCTCGCTCCCTTTGGAGACGCTGCCAACGAGTCTGATTGGCAAACCGGTTTCTCGGGAGCCTTTTCAATGGCGTATGAGcataatattatttaa
- the vlmA_4 gene encoding Fatty acid hydroxylase vlmA → MAQFQRNPKDSMKSTWTQSPRSEWTIYHHFLDRLGLHPSSLDTKPPVHSKSEKVPHLPNWHLTRWVLFYAFMPIALHHAYVYYTGRNMHAVAAYFFYNVAMTLTSIHAVRVFGRMGITYGFLDGDKHARDGVPDVGVAKVFFSLTSATTFRSLLLIVLAYRSSHEPSDINWKWLPVEIGVYPVILDFWFYWYHRLMHEVNALWQFHRTHHLTKHPNPLLTLYADTEQEIFDIVGSPLLAFAAMKAMGMPMGFYELWVCHMFIFFTEILGHSGLRLSLSPPSTITWLLKMMDAELLLEDHDLHHRSGWKKSHNYGKQSRVWDRIFGTCAPRIECQSDNIDYVNTATIPLI, encoded by the coding sequence ATGGCACAATTCCAACGCAACCCCAAGGACTCGATGAAGTCTACTTGGACACAATCTCCTCGTTCCGAATGGACTATATATCACCATTTTCTTGATCGACTGGGCCTTCATCCAAGTTCGCTTGACACAAAGCCCCCGGTACATTCAAAGAGCGAAAAGGTTCCTCACCTGCCAAACTGGCACTTGACCAGATGGGTTCTCTTCTATGCCTTTATGCCAATTGCGCTGCATCATGCCTACGTATACTACACTGGCCGCAACATGCACGCTGTTGCTGCTTACTTCTTCTACAATGTGGCCATGACGTTAACCTCCATCCACGCCGTGCGCGTCTTTGGTCGAATGGGGATCACGTACGGATTTCTAGATGGTGATAAGCATGCACGAGATGGAGTCCCCGATGTTGGCGTCGCAAAGGTCTTCTTCTCACTCACATCGGCCACTACCTTCCGCTCCCTGCTCCTAATCGTCCTAGCATACCGGTCCAGTCACGAGCCCAGCGACATCAATTGGAAGTGGCTCCCTGTCGAGATTGGCGTCTATCCCGTTATCCTGGATTTCTGGTTTTACTGGTACCACCGCCTTATGCATGAGGTGAATGCCCTGTGGCAATTCCATCGCACTCATCACCTCACAAAGCATCCCAATCCGCTGTTAACCCTTTACGCGGACACGGAGCAGGAGATTTTTGATATCGTGGGCAGCCCCCTACTGGCATTTGCAGCTATGAAGGCCATGGGTATGCCCATGGGCTTCTACGAATTATGGGTGTGCCACATGTTCATCTTCTTTACTGAGATTCTCGGCCATTCGGGACTTCGCCTCTCCCTGTCGCCACCATCGACCATCACCTGGctgttgaagatgatggatgccGAATTGCTCTTGGAGGACCACGATCTTCATCACCGGTCGGGCTGGAAGAAGAGCCATAATTACGGCAAGCAGAGTCGTGTATGGGATCGCATCTTTGGCACCTGTGCACCGCGCATCGAGTGCCAGAGCGATAATATCGACTATGTGAATACGGCCACTATACCGTTGATATGA
- the E2AA_3 gene encoding Heat-labile enterotoxin IIA, A chain translates to MLLATPFFLLLGLAQGAPSPAGGGTSSTPVPSTLGFVWRGETGRTPDDVRREGGIWARGFQLGGLTAEQLEAGSSLYAHVNGGTREHTQYVSTTSSLQAAINFAVRPSPEHAHEPGFLYRIRTNWAMVDVNLSLENIAPFPWQHEHAVVQGIPWNQIMGWYRITTADVNRILSADDPVSEMGPFTRNPDFHPDATYPSGAQPQLAGLQLPVEGRHGAWEAFVGQSATEHLRAFISNHHPQADTTTLRTIDWSPIRIPDHLRATIAQGTASSAQCALAAAAIIVSFRRHDELKRSIPGGQLTAREETGNPGYDSCARLAAVAKAKIDDEKPTVKICDSPSSGGQCTDLEAPAEKCVPLPFEWNDKASTVRPSVAAGVCKFFRDYGCVADAFEVAYPGNDNLGEFSDGHFNDMISSFRCEGAGAGEETQIERPPTESREISGVHVCESDRFSPSCRRFPVSNGDCANLPEPWDSKATSIRPEKDAGACKFYRQHGCNGDDFETSFPGVDLFSDKKLESFNDQVKSFRCDSSGKKPENECEQGREPVKCTPSLQSPVAPPDEGLYIRGCCAKSVQTEEECCRSQLQWLDIRTQSQPYIAPDSWYKGCAIGKLMVNVQLANIDWAGTDDRLFLEIGHSSKWDGGQPHYLLKASPDKGDKMTKEINLEDAFDKSPVTPGDIDYVRLADRVDNGGVGTDELKLQDITLTLECAGTTVTAQARKTHDSWFTFWKADIKPADWAWNLGSQS, encoded by the exons ATGCTGTTGGCCACTCCTTTTTTTCTGCTCCTTGGGCTTGCTCAGGGAGCACCCTCGCCAGCCGGAGGCGGAACATCAAGCACGCCAGTTCCGTCGACGCTGGGATTTGTCTGGCGAGGCGAAACGGGCAGAACTCCCGACGACGTTCGACGAGAGGGCGGCATATGGGCACGAGGCTTTCAGCTCGGTGGTCTAACAGCCGAGCAGCTGGAAGCAGGTAGCAGCCTCTACGCGCATGTCAATGGCGGAACTAGAGAGCACACTCAGTATGTTTCAACCACTTCGTCGCTCCAGGCTGCCATCAACTTTGCCGTTCGACCTTCACCGGAACACGCCCACGAGCCAGGTTTCCTATATCGCATTCGCACTAACTGGGCCATGGTGGACGTCAACTTGTCTCTGGAGAACATCGCTCCCTTTCCGTGGCAGCACGAGCATGCCGTCGTACAGGGAATTCCATGGAACCAAATCATGGGCTGGTATCGCATTACTACTGCCGACGTGAACCGAATTTTAAGCGCAGACGATCCCGTCAGTGAGATGGGCCCGTTCACGCGGAATCCCGATTTCCATCCTGACGCAACGTACCCCAGTGGTGCCCAGCCGCAGCTTGCAGGACTTCAACTTCCCGTGGAAGGACGTCATGGAGCGTGGGAGGCTTTCGTGGGCCAGTCTGCAACGGAACATCTGAGGGCTTTCATCAGCAATCACCATCCCCAGGCAGACACGACAACGCTGAGGACGATTGACTGGTCTCCCATCCGCATTCCTGACCATTTGCGGGCAACTATAGCCCAAGGTACTGCGAGCTCGGCTCAGTGTGCCctagcggcggcggcgatcaTCGTATCCTTCAGGCGACATGACGAGCTCAAGAGGTCCATCCCAGGAGGCCAGCTCACTGCCCGCGAGGAGACTG GAAACCCGGGCTATGATAGCTGTGCTAGGCTCGCTGCCgtggcaaaggccaagataGATGATGAAAAGCCCACCGTCAAGATTTGCGACAGTCCAAGCTCCGGTGGGCAATGCACTGACCTGGAAGCACCGGCCGAGAAGTGTG ttcctcttccttttgAATGGAATGACAAGGCCTCTACGGTGCGTCCGAGTGTTGCCGCTGGCGTTTGCAAATTCTTCAG GGACTATGGCTGTGTTGCCGACGCTTTCGAAGTTGCGTATCCGGGTAACGATAACTTGGGCGAGTTCAGTGACGGCCACTTCAACGATATGATCAGCTCCTTCCGCTGCGAAggtgccggcgccggggAGGAGACTCAAATCGAAAGACCGCCGACTGAATCCCGGGAAATATCCGGTGTCCACGTTTGCGAAAGCGATCGTTTCAGCCCGTCGTGTAGACGATTTCCGGTCTCCAACGGGGATTGCG CCAACCTTCCTGAACCATGGGATAGCAAGGCGACTTCGATTCGACCAGAAAAAGACGCGGGGGCCTGCAAATTCTACCG TCAACACGGTTGCAATGGCGACGATTTTGAGACTTCTTTTCCAGGCGTCGATCTCTTCAGCGACAAGAAGCTGGAATCATTCAACGACCAAGTCAAGTCCTTTCGTTGCGACTCGTCGGGAAAGAAGCCCGAGAATGAGTGTGAACAGGGCCGGGAACCTGTCAAATGCACGCCCAGTCTTCAATCTCCCGTTGCTCCGCCAGACGAGGGGCTTTACATTCGAGGTTGCTGTGCAAAATCCGTCCAGACCGAAGAGGAATGCTGCCGCTCTCAACTACAATGGCTAGATATTCGGACCCAGTCTCAGCCCTATATTGCTCCCGACTCTTGGTATAAAGGCTGCGCCATCGGAAAACTGATGGTCAATGTGCAACTAGCCAATATCGATTGGGCCGGGACCGACGATCGACTGTTCCTCGAAATCGGGCACAGCTCGAAATGGGACGGTGGACAGCCTCACTATCTGCTCAAGGCATCGCCTGACAAGGGGGACAAGATGACAAAGGAGATCAACCTTGAAGATGCGTTTGATAAGAGCCCAGTTACTCCTGGCGATATCGATTACGTGAGACTTGCCGATCGTGTGGACAACGGGGGGGTGGGCACCGACGAACTCAAGCTCCAAG ATATAACATTAACCCTGGAATGCGCTGGAACTA